The following proteins are co-located in the Phragmites australis chromosome 10, lpPhrAust1.1, whole genome shotgun sequence genome:
- the LOC133930551 gene encoding U-box domain-containing protein 39-like: protein MAMGTGRPRWGQPAATTYSPPPSFTADPPEEFLCPISGTLMADPVVVPPGQTFERACIQACAALAFSPPAVAADLSASASSPLVLIPNVALRTAILNWCDRLALPHPAPLSPDTARDIVHRLMPRQEEQWSSQSYRPPPQVATSVRVRRPSAPDEEFVQEPVRAGGSPEEEIMAVLGAEGASTAELEVAMASLRQATRENSEVRRQLCTPRLLAALRPMLLSADAGIQVNAAAAMVNLSLEPENKVQIVRSGAVSPLVDVLRGGHPEARDHAAGAMYSLAVEDENRAAIGVLGAIPPLLELFASAGGAVGYRARREAGMALYHVSLYGMNRSKIARAPGAVRTLLAVAEARDRANEADATALRRLAMMILANLAGCPDGREALMDGGAVAAVFRLMRNGSAAPGSAEEEYCISALYGMSRGSMRFRGLARAAGVEAALQPVSERDGGVGRDMARRTLRAMRGEDDEAPFSAPGLHGSQWNGVSIVSEGLVSIRRPPPHRSNYTGPSGSNTTQF, encoded by the coding sequence ATGGCCATGGGCACCGGCCGGCCGCGGTGGGGTCAGCCCGCCGCGACAACCTactccccgccgccgtcgttCACGGCGGACCCGCCGGAGGAGTTCCTCTGCCCCATCTCCGGCACGCTCATGGCGGACCCCGTCGTCGTCCCGCCGGGCCAGACCTTCGAGCGCGCATGCATCCAGGCCTGCGCCGCGCTCGCCTTCTCCCcgcccgccgtcgccgccgaccTCTCCGCGTCGGCCTCCTCCCCGCTCGTGCTCATCCCCAACGTCGCGCTCCGCACCGCCATCCTCAACTGGTGCGACCGCCTCGCGCTGCCGCACCCGGCCCCGCTCTCACCGGACACTGCCCGCGACATCGTCCACCGCCTCATGCCGCGGCAGGAGGAGCAATGGAGCTCGCAGTCGTACCGCCCGCCGCCGCAGGTCGCGACCTCCGTTCGCGTCAGGAGACCCAGCGCCCCCGACGAAGAGTTTGTGCAGGAGCCTGTGCGGGCGGGTGGTTCACCGGAGGAGGAGATCATGGCCGTGCTCGGGGCGGAGGGCGCCAGCACTGCGGAGCTGGAGGTGGCGATGGCGTCGCTGCGGCAGGCGACGCGGGAGAACAGCGAGGTAAGGAGGCAGCTCTGCACGCCGcgcctcctcgccgccctcCGCCCGATGCTGCTGTCGGCCGACGCCGGCATCCAGGTcaacgcggcggcggcgatggtcAACCTGTCGCTGGAGCCGGAGAACAAGGTGCAGATCGTGCGGTCCGGGGCGGTGTCGCCGCTGGTGGACGTGCTCCGCGGCGGCCACCCGGAGGCGCGcgaccacgccgccggcgcGATGTACAGCCTCGCCGTGGAGGACGAGAACCGCGCCGCCATCGGCGTGCTCGGCGCGATCCCGCCGCTTCTGGAGCTGTTCGCGAGCGCCGGAGGCGCGGTGGGCTACCGCGCGCGGCGCGAGGCCGGGATGGCGCTGTACCACGTCTCCCTCTACGGGATGAACCGCTCCAAGATCGCGCGCGCGCCGGGCGCCGTACGGACGCTGCTCGCCGTGGCGGAAGCGCGGGACCGCGCGAACGAGGCCGACGCCACCGCCCTGCGGAGGCTGGCCATGATGATCCTGGCGAACCTGGCGGGATGCCCCGACGGGCGCGAGGCCCTGATGGACGGCGGCGCGGTGGCCGCGGTCTTCAGGCTGATGCGCAACGGGTCCGCCGCTCCGGGGAGCGCGGAGGAGGAGTACTGCATATCGGCGCTGTACGGCATGAGCCGGGGCAGCATGAGGTTCCGCGGGCTCGCGCGCGCGGCCGGCGTCGAGGCCGCACTGCAGCCGGTGTCCGAACGCGATGGCGGGGTGGGGCGGGACATGGCGCGGCGCACTCTCCGGGCGATGCGCGGGGAGGACGACGAGGCGCCGTTCTCGGCCCCCGGCCTGCACGGGAGTCAGTGGAACGGCGTGAGCATCGTGTCGGAGGGGCTCGTGTCCatccggcggccgccgccgcaccggagCAACTACACCGGGCCGTCCGGGTCAAACACGACGCAGTTCTGA
- the LOC133930552 gene encoding putative DNA glycosylase At3g47830, with amino-acid sequence MPRKPKRKHPSSPARRDPSPGPYPSHASPSPAQCLAVRDALLAFHGFPEEFAPFRLLRLGRSPEDDNCDPPPPTLTPTVLDGLVTTLLSQNTTDAISRRAFASLKAAFPSWDQVVDEEGKRLEDAIRCGGLAATKAARIRAMLRGVRERRGKICLEYLRELSVDEVKRELSQFKGIGPKTVACVLMFYLQKDDFPVDTHVIRITKAMGWVPSTASREKAYIHLNNKIPDDLKFDLNCLFVTHGKLCQSCTKKVGAEKSEGPKSVCPLASYCCVGEKLQQ; translated from the exons ATGCCCCGCAAGCCCAAGCGGAAGCATCCGTCCTCGCCGGCGAGGCGCGACCCTTCGCCGGGACCCTACCCTTCTCACGCATCACCCTCCCCGGCGCAATGCCTCGCCGTCCGCGACGCCCTCCTCGCCTTCCATGGCTTCCCCGAGGAGTTCGCGCCCTTCCGCCTCCTCCGTCTCGGCCGCTCGCCGGAGGATGATAACTGTGACCCTCCGCctccgactctgactccgaccGTCCTCGACGGGCTCGTCACCACCCTGCTCTCCCAGAACACCACCGACGCCATCTCCCGCCGCGCCTTCGCCTCCCTCAAGGCCGCCTTCCCCTCCTGGGACCAG GTGGTGGATGAGGAGGGGAAGCGGCTGGAGGACGCCATCCGGTGCGGCGGCCTAGCAGCGACGAAGGCGGCGAGGATACGGGCGATGCTGAGGGGCGTGAGGGAGCGGAGAGGTAAGATTTGCCTCGAGTACCTGCGGGAGCTGTCCGTGGATGAGGTGAAGAGGGAGCTCTCGCAGTTCAAAGGGATCGGGCCAAAGACC GTGGCATGTGTGCTGATGTTCTATCTTCAGAAGGATGACTTTCCAGTAGATACTCAT GTAATCCGCATTACGAAAGCTATGGGTTGGGTTCCTTCAACAGCTAGCCGGGAGAAGGCGTACATTCATCTAAATAATAAGATTCCTGATGATCTGAAGTTTGATTTGAATTGTCTTTTTGTAACTCATGGGAAGCTTTGCCAATCATGTACCAAAAAGGTGGGAGCCGAGAAAAGCGAGGGCCCCAAATCTGTCTGTCCTCTAGCAAGTTACTGCTGTGTTGGAGAAAAGCTTCAGCAATAG